The Moorena producens PAL-8-15-08-1 genomic interval ATGATGCCCCAGCACAGGATGTGTTGTGGATGGATGCGGGACTGGTCGTACTCAAGCCCCTTGAGGAGGTGTTCGATGCCCTTGAGCACCAAGGATATTTTTTCGTTCCCAACTATCAATTACTGGATTCGGAAGCATCAGAAGCCGCTTGCAACGGATGTGGTGTCCCAACTGAGTTTCGTCTCGGAAAATCCACATTGGCTGGGGGATGGATTGGCCTTCGCAAGCAAGGGAAAGTTCTACGGGTTGTAGAAGAAGCCCTCTCTGTGGCCTTGGTGGAGAAACATATTGCAGCGACAGAACCCACCCACCGGCATGGCCAAGCAATCATTTCGCTGCTGATGTACAAACACTTTGGGCAAGTGGTACTGGCAGATGGTATCGTCTACTTGGGCTGGCGCTCACCCAATCAAACTCATGGGCAGAAAGTTTGGGTTCATCGTCGCGGCATGTTAGCAGAGGATATGGCTTTCTTTGGTTCACACATACGGGCACCAGGCAAGCCATATATGCCCAAAGACCCCGCCAAGGAAAAGCCAACACGTAGTCCGCGCTCCTTAGCCATGAAATTTGATCGCTTTGGAAAACCCTTATCGCGAGGCCCATTGGCACCAACCACTCAAACACAGAGGAAAAACCCAATTTATGATGGGGTTAGGGATTAGGGTCAAGCAAAGTAGATTTGAAGGAGGAAGATCAGATGACGTTAGTTCGCATTATTACAAACTGGGATTGGCCTGATCTGTTATGGCAAAGCCCAAATCATAGTGGTATCTGGAATGTTTTCTCTTTATTAAATAAATACTGAATCTATGTCCGATATCGTTATTCGTGTTGAAAACCTCGGTAATAAATATATCATCGGTCACCAGTAAGAATGCCAATACTACTAAGTGATAGCATGTTTTGGCGCTTCTTGCCAGCCAGTGATCCAGAAGTCGATATTTTGATTGTCCGTGATCCAGATTCGAGGTTGGGATTAAGGGAAAAGCTACGACCATAAAGAAAAAGATACGCAACGGTTGGGAGCAGTAAATGGATACAGCGGTTTGCAATTAGGTGAGGTACAAATTCTTGGGTTTTAGGGAACAGGGAACTTCGGATCAGGGAACAGGGAACAGAGAACAGAGAACAGGGAAAAAATCCTGAGGTGCGACCCGTGGCGAATTTATATCGATTACTCTGATAGCCTGATCGAAATAGCAGCAGAGGCGATGCCAAAAGCTAAGTTTTTTGTTTCTGAAGCAACCGATATTCTATATGATCAGCAATTTGATGTGCTTGTTTCAAATGGTGTTTTCATGTATTTACCGACATTAGACTATGCAGCGACGGTTCTCCTACGCATGTTAACAATGGCAAACAGGAATGTTGGAATTTTTGATATTCCTGATATCGCTAAGAAAGAAGCTGATATTAATAGGCGAAAAGCTCGTGGGTACATCTCATTTTTACGGTTTGATCCGGTGGTGCGTTACGGGACGGGCTGTCTCAACACTGGGAAAGATTTGGAAAATCAGGGCTAGCCCCTCCCTAACGCACCCTACGCCATTTCTCTTCTTTTTTACAAAAATGAGATGCACCCAAAGCTCGTTTAGGGT includes:
- a CDS encoding class I SAM-dependent methyltransferase; this translates as MPKAKFFVSEATDILYDQQFDVLVSNGVFMYLPTLDYAATVLLRMLTMANRNVGIFDIPDIAKKEADINRRKARGYISFLRFDPVVRYGTGCLNTGKDLENQG